The sequence AATAAAAAAGAGCTAACTATAAAAATAATAGCAACACACGCTATTGTCTCTAAAAAAGTTAGCCCTTTGTTCTTTTTATTTTTGTTCATACTCACCTTCTCTTAAAGAAAATTATTTTATTTTTTTAAAAGATACATCAAGTTGGTCAAAAGATGAAATATATTTCACTCCTATACTTTCTAAAAAATCATACGCTTTTTTAAAATCTTTGCCTAAATCTGATGCTTTGTGTGAATCTGAACCTATTGTTAGAATCTCTCCTCCTAGCTTAAAATAACGTTTTATTATATCATCACAAGGATAAAATCTATTCTCATTATATCTTATTCCAGAAGTATTAATTTCAATACCCTTTCCTTTGGAAATAATTTTTTTTAAAATCTCATCGATTATATCTTGATATCTTATATAATCTATAAAACCTTTTTTGTCAATACCGCCATATCTTGTAATAAAGTCAAGATGACCTTGAACACTAAACCTATTGAAGTTTTCTACACTTTTTAATATTTCTAAAAAATATTTATCATGAGCTTGTTCTCTCGTTTTATTTTCCCAAAACTCCTTTTGATCTAAAAGTAATTTATCCACACTATGAACAGAAGATATTATAAAATCAAATGGATATTTTTCTATAATTTTATCTCCAACTTCTCCTAGATGTCTTTGAATTCCAAATTCCATCCCTAATTTTATATCTAAGTCATCCTTATATTGATCTTTTAACTTTAAAATCGTCGGAACGTATTCATCTAAATTTAACATAAAATCATTACTATTAGTTGTCCCAATTACATCTAAATCCATATGATCAGTTATTGCAATCTCTTTAATACCTAATTCTTTTG is a genomic window of Cetobacterium somerae ATCC BAA-474 containing:
- a CDS encoding histidinol-phosphatase HisJ family protein; this encodes MIISDYHIHSSFSGDSVEDLDRICRKAKELGIKEIAITDHMDLDVIGTTNSNDFMLNLDEYVPTILKLKDQYKDDLDIKLGMEFGIQRHLGEVGDKIIEKYPFDFIISSVHSVDKLLLDQKEFWENKTREQAHDKYFLEILKSVENFNRFSVQGHLDFITRYGGIDKKGFIDYIRYQDIIDEILKKIISKGKGIEINTSGIRYNENRFYPCDDIIKRYFKLGGEILTIGSDSHKASDLGKDFKKAYDFLESIGVKYISSFDQLDVSFKKIK